The following proteins come from a genomic window of Accipiter gentilis chromosome 2, bAccGen1.1, whole genome shotgun sequence:
- the ANKRD46 gene encoding ankyrin repeat domain-containing protein 46 isoform X1: protein MSYVFVNDSSQTNVPLLQACIDGDFNYSKRLLESGFDPNIRDSRGRTGLHLAAARGNVDICQLLHKFGADLLATDYQGNTALHLCGHVDTIQFLVSNGLKIDICNHQGATPLVLAKRRGVNKDVIRLLESLEEQEVKGFNRGAHSKLETMQTAESESAMESHSLLNPNLQQGEGVLSSFRTTWQEFVEDLGFWRVLLLIIVIALLSLGIAYYVSGVLPFVENQPELVH, encoded by the exons ATGTCCTATGTTTTTGTAAACGACTCTTCCCAGACAAATGTGCCATTGCTGCAGGCTTGCATTGATGGAGATTTTAACTATTCCAAACGACTGTTAGAGAGTGGTTTCGACCCAAATATTCGTGACAGCCGAGGCCGAACAGGCCTTCACCTTGCTGCAGCCAGAGGAAATGTAGACATCTGTCAGCTCTTGCATAAGTTTGGTGCTGACTTACTAGCCACTGATTACCAAGGTAACACAGCCCTTCATCTGTGTGGGCATGTGGATACCATCCAGTTCCTAGTTTCTAATGGACTTAAAATTGATATTTG CAATCACCAAGGTGCAACACCACTTGTTCTTGCAAAACGAAGGGGTGTGAATAAAGATGTGATTAGACTTCTGGAATCTTTAGAGGAGCAAGAGGTGAAAGGATTTAACAGAGGAGCTCACTCAAAGCTGGAAACGATGCAAACTGCTGAAAGTGAAAg TGCGATGGAAAGCCATTCCCTCCTTAATCCAAACCTACAGCAAGGTGAAGGAGTTCTTTCCAGTTTCCGCACGACATGGCAAGAGTTTGTGGAAGACCTGGGCTTCTGGAGGGTGCTGCTCCTGATCATTGtcattgctcttctctctctTGGAATAGCATACTATGTTAGTGGGGTGCTTCCTTTCGTAGAAAACCAGCCTGAACTGGTGCACTGA
- the ANKRD46 gene encoding ankyrin repeat domain-containing protein 46 isoform X2, whose amino-acid sequence MSYVFVNDSSQTNVPLLQACIDGDFNYSKRLLESGFDPNIRDSRGRTGLHLAAARGNVDICQLLHKFGADLLATDYQGNTALHLCGHVDTIQFLVSNGLKIDICNHQGATPLVLAKRRGVNKDVIRLLESLEEQEVKGFNRGAHSKLETMQTAESERSVERHYFSARGNRASPCERRQLELISTWQSEG is encoded by the exons ATGTCCTATGTTTTTGTAAACGACTCTTCCCAGACAAATGTGCCATTGCTGCAGGCTTGCATTGATGGAGATTTTAACTATTCCAAACGACTGTTAGAGAGTGGTTTCGACCCAAATATTCGTGACAGCCGAGGCCGAACAGGCCTTCACCTTGCTGCAGCCAGAGGAAATGTAGACATCTGTCAGCTCTTGCATAAGTTTGGTGCTGACTTACTAGCCACTGATTACCAAGGTAACACAGCCCTTCATCTGTGTGGGCATGTGGATACCATCCAGTTCCTAGTTTCTAATGGACTTAAAATTGATATTTG CAATCACCAAGGTGCAACACCACTTGTTCTTGCAAAACGAAGGGGTGTGAATAAAGATGTGATTAGACTTCTGGAATCTTTAGAGGAGCAAGAGGTGAAAGGATTTAACAGAGGAGCTCACTCAAAGCTGGAAACGATGCAAACTGCTGAAAGTGAAAg AAGTGTGGAGAGGCATTACTTCAGCGCTCGAGGGAACAGAGCATCTCCTTGTGAAAGGAGGCAACTAGAGCTCATTTCAACCTGGCAGAGTGAAGGCTGA
- the ANKRD46 gene encoding ankyrin repeat domain-containing protein 46 isoform X3 has product MSYVFVNDSSQTNVPLLQACIDGDFNYSKRLLESGFDPNIRDSRGRTGLHLAAARGNVDICQLLHKFGADLLATDYQGNTALHLCGHVDTIQFLVSNGLKIDICNHQGATPLVLAKRRGVNKDVIRLLESLEEQEVKGFNRGAHSKLETMQTAESESVERHYFSARGNRASPCERRQLELISTWQSEG; this is encoded by the exons ATGTCCTATGTTTTTGTAAACGACTCTTCCCAGACAAATGTGCCATTGCTGCAGGCTTGCATTGATGGAGATTTTAACTATTCCAAACGACTGTTAGAGAGTGGTTTCGACCCAAATATTCGTGACAGCCGAGGCCGAACAGGCCTTCACCTTGCTGCAGCCAGAGGAAATGTAGACATCTGTCAGCTCTTGCATAAGTTTGGTGCTGACTTACTAGCCACTGATTACCAAGGTAACACAGCCCTTCATCTGTGTGGGCATGTGGATACCATCCAGTTCCTAGTTTCTAATGGACTTAAAATTGATATTTG CAATCACCAAGGTGCAACACCACTTGTTCTTGCAAAACGAAGGGGTGTGAATAAAGATGTGATTAGACTTCTGGAATCTTTAGAGGAGCAAGAGGTGAAAGGATTTAACAGAGGAGCTCACTCAAAGCTGGAAACGATGCAAACTGCTGAAAGTGAAAg TGTGGAGAGGCATTACTTCAGCGCTCGAGGGAACAGAGCATCTCCTTGTGAAAGGAGGCAACTAGAGCTCATTTCAACCTGGCAGAGTGAAGGCTGA